The genomic window GCGGCGAGGGCCAGAGGAACAGCGATGATCAAGGCAGTCACCAGCGCCGCTGCCGCCAGTTCCAGGGTGGCGGGGTAACGCGCCGCAATCAGCCTGCGGACCGGCCGCCCACTATGCAACGAGCGCCCGAGATCCGCGCGCACCAGATGGCTGAGGTAGCGCGCGTACTGCACCGGCAACGGGAGATCGAGCCCCAACTGGCGGCGCAGCCGCAGCTTGTCGGTGGTGTGGGCCGTCTCACCGAGCATCACATCCACCGGATCACCCGGCACCAGGTGGATCAGGAGGAAGACAAGCGTCACCACCCCGAGGACCGTCGGCACGGCAAGCGCAATTCGTCGCACCACGTAGCGGGTCATGGTCTTGAGTGAGCCGGTGTGCCGGTTAACCGGCGAGCCGGCAAGAGCTTGTCCTTCGAGTCTTGATGCACCGGCATACCGGCATACTGCCGCACTCGCTCACCTCTCTTCGATCCACGCATCTTTCAATGACACGTAGCTGGCATTTGGCTGGATCTCAAAGCCCTGCAGCCGCCGGTTGAGCGCGGCGACGTTGGTCGTCCACCAGAGCGGAATCACCGGCAGCAGTTGCGCCACGCGGTGTTGCACCTCGCCGTAGAGGCGCTGCCGTTCTACTGGATTCAAAGTCCGGCGCGCCGCCTCGGTCAACTGATCGACCGATTCCTCGTGGAAGTAGCCGCGATTGCTGCCATGCGGCGGTGTCTGCGAGGAATGGCAGGTCAGGTAGTAGATGTCAGGATCCTCGATGCCAACCCACGCCAGCGAGTAGAGCTGAAAGTCACCGCGCTTGATGTCGTTGTAAAACGTCGCCCACTCGTAGCTGCGAATGTCCAGCGCCACACCGACCTGCGCCAATTGCTCTTGCAGCACTTCGGCGATGCGCCGGCGCAACTCGATGATTGTCGTCTTGTAGGACAAGCGGAAACGCGGGGCTGGGCCGTCGCCGTCGGGATCCGGGTAGCCGGCCTCGTCGAGCAACTCCTTCGCCCGCTTCGGGTTGTACCCGTAGCTCGCGACGTCGCCGCTGAAGGCCCAATGCGTTGGCGGCAGCAGGCCGCTGGCAGGCATGGCCAGCCCTTTGAGAATCGTCATCACAATGGCACCGCGATCGATGGCGTGAGCGATGGCCTGCCGCACCCGCACGTCGGCCAACCGTGCATCGCGCAGATTCAAACCGAGATACTGAAACGTCGTGCCCGGTCTGGTCGTCACCATAATGTGGCGCTGTTTCCGCAGCCATTCGAGCGAGTCCGGATCGATGCCATTTTGGACGAGATCGAGGCTGCCGCGTTTGAGCTGCAGCAAGCGCGACATTGCGTCGGGCACCACGGTGAATACCACGCCGGCGAGCCGAGGACTGCCCAGCGGGTACAGCGGATTGCGGACCAGCACCAGTCTGTCGTCGGGCGTGAATTCGATCAGGCGGAACGGTCCGGAGCCTACGGGCTGCGCCAGCGGTTTGGACGGCGACGCAGCGATCAGGCCGGCGGGCAGGATGCCGAGACCGGTTACATTCAGGAAAGGGGCGAACGGAAAGCGCAGGCGGAAACGGACGGTCAAACGGTCGAGCGCCTCCACCGCTTGGACAGGATCAAGTTCCTGCTGTTTGGGCGAATGCGTGAGGGGATCGAGAATCGCATCGTACGTCGCCTTCACGTCGCCGGCGGTGACCGGCTGACCGTCACTGAAGCGGAAACCGTCGCGCAGGTGAAAGACGTAGGTTTGAGCGTCCGGCGTTTCCCACGAAGCGGCCAGCTGCGGCAGGCGTCGCGACTGGTCATCGAGACGGGTGAGACCATCGAACAGCAGGTCGCCGATCTGGCTCGCCGTCGCGTCGGTAGCGAAGCGCGGATCGAGCGTGATCGGACCAGTGTCCAGCCCGACCGCGACGTACCCGGAAGGCAGCGAAGGCGCTGCGGCACATCCCACGACGATCCAGCTGAGGATCAACACCAGAATTTTCCGCATCGTCTTGGCGAATCGTGTTGACAGTTTTCCTTGGCCTCTGCTACGGTCAGAATCGTAGTAGGGACGTGAGTCCGTGCCGTGTCAATGCCGAGTCGGTCACGGGATGCGTCACTGGAGGAGCGGCGGAGGGGCGATGGCGAAAATAGGCCGGTTGTTGGCGATAGTGATAGCGAGCGCTGTGGTGCACGGCGCCGCCACGAGTGCCGCCGATCCAGGCACCGACCTCTCGTCGATCACGCCGGCGAAACAATCGCCGGTCCCTGTCCTTCCCGGGCTCGGAACTCAAGTTGAGTTCTGGAAACAAATCTTCGGCACCTACTCTACCCACCAGGTGGTGATCCACGATGCCCTGAGTCTGGACCGCATCTACGAGGTCCTCGACTTCCAATCCTTGTCCGACAGCGGCCTCAGCGATGCGGAGATCACCGCCTACTCGCAGGGCAAAGTGCGGAGTGAGAAAGAACGAATCCGTGCCATTTTGATGCGGCTGCATCAGCTCGCGACCGATCCGGGTGAGCTTTCCCCGGAAGAGCGGAAAATACGGGCCCTGTTCACCGATGTCAACAATCCGTCGAGATTCCTGGAAGCCGCGGCGGAGGACCGCCTGCGCGGTCAGGCCGGATTGCGTGAACGTTTCGCTGCCGGGGTGGAGCTCTCGCGCCGCTACCTGCCGGAGATGGAAGTTATTTTTCGTCGCGAGGGGCTACCGATCGAACTGACGCGCCTGCCGCTGGTGGAGTCGTGCTTCAACGTGCGGGCCTATTCCAAAGTCGGTGCGGCCGGCATCTGGCAATTCATGCCGGCGACCGCTCGCCAGTACATGCGCGTCGACCGCGCCGTCGACGAGCGGCGTGATCCCATCGTCTCCACCCGTGCGGCGGCCGAGTATTTGCGGGCAAACCACGAGGTGCTGGGAAGCTGGCCGTTGGCGATCTCGGCGTACAATCACGGGCGGGCCGGGATCGCCAATGCTGTTGCCACGGTCGGCTCTTCCGACCTGGTGCGAATTATCCACAATTATCATGGGCCGGCCTTCAAGTTCGCCTCGCGGAATTTCTACGCTGAATTCATTGCCGCGCTCGATGTGGAGCGGAACTTCGCCAAGTACTTTGGGGAGTTGCACCCTGCGCATCCGCGACGGACGGAAAGCGTGGTC from Candidatus Binatia bacterium includes these protein-coding regions:
- a CDS encoding ABC transporter substrate-binding protein, encoding MLILSWIVVGCAAAPSLPSGYVAVGLDTGPITLDPRFATDATASQIGDLLFDGLTRLDDQSRRLPQLAASWETPDAQTYVFHLRDGFRFSDGQPVTAGDVKATYDAILDPLTHSPKQQELDPVQAVEALDRLTVRFRLRFPFAPFLNVTGLGILPAGLIAASPSKPLAQPVGSGPFRLIEFTPDDRLVLVRNPLYPLGSPRLAGVVFTVVPDAMSRLLQLKRGSLDLVQNGIDPDSLEWLRKQRHIMVTTRPGTTFQYLGLNLRDARLADVRVRQAIAHAIDRGAIVMTILKGLAMPASGLLPPTHWAFSGDVASYGYNPKRAKELLDEAGYPDPDGDGPAPRFRLSYKTTIIELRRRIAEVLQEQLAQVGVALDIRSYEWATFYNDIKRGDFQLYSLAWVGIEDPDIYYLTCHSSQTPPHGSNRGYFHEESVDQLTEAARRTLNPVERQRLYGEVQHRVAQLLPVIPLWWTTNVAALNRRLQGFEIQPNASYVSLKDAWIEER
- a CDS encoding transglycosylase SLT domain-containing protein encodes the protein MAKIGRLLAIVIASAVVHGAATSAADPGTDLSSITPAKQSPVPVLPGLGTQVEFWKQIFGTYSTHQVVIHDALSLDRIYEVLDFQSLSDSGLSDAEITAYSQGKVRSEKERIRAILMRLHQLATDPGELSPEERKIRALFTDVNNPSRFLEAAAEDRLRGQAGLRERFAAGVELSRRYLPEMEVIFRREGLPIELTRLPLVESCFNVRAYSKVGAAGIWQFMPATARQYMRVDRAVDERRDPIVSTRAAAEYLRANHEVLGSWPLAISAYNHGRAGIANAVATVGSSDLVRIIHNYHGPAFKFASRNFYAEFIAALDVERNFAKYFGELHPAHPRRTESVVIPTHVAFKTVTRASNAEVDTLVDLNPALTHDVISGKLRVPKGYLLRLPAGSAAGFKVRYANLSTQEKQETPKLRYVAHRVKPGQTLAGIAKRHRTTVAAIRRRNNLRATRLRAGQSLKIPTT